A region from the Nematostella vectensis chromosome 13, jaNemVect1.1, whole genome shotgun sequence genome encodes:
- the LOC116615375 gene encoding uncharacterized protein LOC116615375 isoform X2: MNARLFLLLVITFCLCLSSMAKPESCEKKAMRKCNAIVKRGLQHKKGLCSSMKQLLNCVNKIKMSSAGCNTDALKDYRFVVLAYVRMDDLMGICSLESRESQYLQTLRESVLGDSSKWTADILKSQVFSTLALPPSLSDKPLVSLAAKDAHKECMGKFTSDQSQPSDDICSGLRGFIDCYKQKQGIHELTDAFYDVISRMSASLVKFFGNANMCNVVDE; the protein is encoded by the exons ATGAATGCAAGGTTGTTTTTGTTGCTCGTGATAACCTTCTGTCTGTGCCTGTCGTCCATGGCCAAGCCAGAGTCATGTGAAAAAAAGGCAATGCGTAAATGCAATGCGATTGTGAAGAGGGGTTTGCAGCATAAAAAGGGACTTTGCTCCTCGATGAAG CAATTGCTGAACTGTgtaaacaaaatcaaaatgaGTTCTGCAGGCTGCAACACTGATGCGCTCAAGGACTACCGCTTTGTCGTTCTGGCTTACGTCAGAATGGATGACTTGATGGGAATATGCTCACTTGAGAGCCGTGAGAGCCAGTACTTACAGACCCTGAGAGAAAGTGTTCTTGGGGACTCAAGCAAAT GGACAGCGGACATCCTTAAGAGTCAGGTGTTCAGCACGCTTGCTTTGCCCCCGTCACTCTCAG ACAAACCACTCGTGAGCCTCGCTGCCAAAGATGCCCATAAGGAATGCATGGGAAAGTTCACCAGCGATCAGAGCCAGCCATCCGATGACATCTGCTCGGGGCTCCGGGGATTTATTGATTGCTACAAGCAAAAGCAAGGCATACATGAGCTGACCGATGCATtctatgacgtcatcagtCGTATGAGCGCGTCCCTGGTCAAGTTTTTTGGGAATGCAAATATGTGTAACGTTGTTGATGAATGA
- the LOC116615375 gene encoding uncharacterized protein LOC116615375 isoform X1: MAVMCQPLTQSKTVFQAKFDLPSDMNARLFLLLVITFCLCLSSMAKPESCEKKAMRKCNAIVKRGLQHKKGLCSSMKQLLNCVNKIKMSSAGCNTDALKDYRFVVLAYVRMDDLMGICSLESRESQYLQTLRESVLGDSSKWTADILKSQVFSTLALPPSLSDKPLVSLAAKDAHKECMGKFTSDQSQPSDDICSGLRGFIDCYKQKQGIHELTDAFYDVISRMSASLVKFFGNANMCNVVDE; encoded by the exons ATGGCGGTAATGTGCCAGCCACTTACTCAATCAAAGACTGTTTTCCAAGCT AAATTTGATCTCCCGTCAGATATGAATGCAAGGTTGTTTTTGTTGCTCGTGATAACCTTCTGTCTGTGCCTGTCGTCCATGGCCAAGCCAGAGTCATGTGAAAAAAAGGCAATGCGTAAATGCAATGCGATTGTGAAGAGGGGTTTGCAGCATAAAAAGGGACTTTGCTCCTCGATGAAG CAATTGCTGAACTGTgtaaacaaaatcaaaatgaGTTCTGCAGGCTGCAACACTGATGCGCTCAAGGACTACCGCTTTGTCGTTCTGGCTTACGTCAGAATGGATGACTTGATGGGAATATGCTCACTTGAGAGCCGTGAGAGCCAGTACTTACAGACCCTGAGAGAAAGTGTTCTTGGGGACTCAAGCAAAT GGACAGCGGACATCCTTAAGAGTCAGGTGTTCAGCACGCTTGCTTTGCCCCCGTCACTCTCAG ACAAACCACTCGTGAGCCTCGCTGCCAAAGATGCCCATAAGGAATGCATGGGAAAGTTCACCAGCGATCAGAGCCAGCCATCCGATGACATCTGCTCGGGGCTCCGGGGATTTATTGATTGCTACAAGCAAAAGCAAGGCATACATGAGCTGACCGATGCATtctatgacgtcatcagtCGTATGAGCGCGTCCCTGGTCAAGTTTTTTGGGAATGCAAATATGTGTAACGTTGTTGATGAATGA